The genome window CCTCTTTTTGGTAGGAGTAGAGATGGACATTTCCGTAATTAAACGGACAGGTAAAAAGGCGATGGCAATTGCCCTTTGTGGCATGATCTTGCCTTTTATTATTAGTTactcattctcttcccttctgcTCAAGGAATCCCAAGGCATGACCCAGGGCATCTTTATTCTATTCCTTTGTGTAGCTCTCTCTGTAACTGTATTCCCTATGCTCACAAAGCTCAAACTTGTCAACACAAAGCTAGGCAAAATTGACATGTCGTCAGCTCTTGTTAATGATACTAGTGCAAAATTGTGATGAACCAGAGTAACCAATGTGAGTAGTGTAATTCTTACTTTTTCATATCGGCAATGGTTCTCAATCCATGAGAATTtgtgtgtaaatttataaatttttaattcaatatataaatacgtatttaatatttattttcaatgaaGGGTATATTTGTTATTAAAAAACAAGATATatgtgtaaataaaaaaataagaaaaattgtGTAAACTCAATACAttttgtggtgtaaataaaatctCTCCTTATGAAATTATGAACCTCAAAGACCCATCAGGCCCATCAAGCTCAGCAAAATTTCTACAAGCCCATAGAAACCAAAGCATAGAACAAAGCCCAAGgcttaaataatataataaacagGCCCATGGTCTCATTATCAAGCAACCAAGGCCCCATTCAACTCAACGGCCCCCGTAGGTCCAAAAGGCTTGGCCAGCTCTAATACCCTTCACCGCAAGCCATCACTTCATGCATTGGTTAAGAAGACAATAGATGACCTCGAGCCACTCTCCCCTTCTCATCACACTGGCATCAAGATGTGATTTCGGACTTTCCCTTGAACTGACTTGCAGCATCCACTCTAAAAATTTATGCTTTCAAATGATTGAAACAAGAAGACATATgatttatcaattttttatttttaataatatttttttatactttcaaaggtataattaaaaaataatcaaaaaaaattccgAGAATATTGCCCTGGAGCCACGTTTAATTTCGCCTACCTAGacatcaaatcaaatcatatgTTTATCACGGTAACCCCTCATGTTAAGTCTTGGCTTTGCCCCTAATTATAGGTCTGGCCGTTTATAATGATCAATGCTCAGATTCAGTTTGCTGGGTTTCAACAATCTACAATATCTATCTAGATACAGGAGAAACGACTAAAGAGTCCATGATTGGGGTGATCAACCTAATTATTGCTCAACACAGAATGTCAAAAAAGTATCAACATAAATTCTATGCGGCGGTGCCACCCAACCATTAGGAGGCAAGTGTCATGATCTGCCATGTCAGCCGACCACGATCTCCTCTCTTGACCAAAATGATACGAAAAGGACAAGAAACTTTGGGTAGATTCATACAAGAGGAATAATTTAGTGTTTCTTTTTGGATTTGTGTGGCCAGAGGAATATATGTCTGGTTTGAAACTATGGTTCCTTTTACATTTTGAGTTCCTCAGAGGACAACAATTCTTGTTTGAACAACAAAAATTCTATGCTTTTTCAAAAGAGAATCATACCTTTTCTTTCAGAAAGGAGGGGTTTAGATACAAAGATGACAGAACAACTAATAAATAAAACGTGTATCAATCTATCCAATTATTCATGAGAATTAATCAAATATTTCTAGGTTCATAAACATTGTTGAGATTTCCCGTCCAAACACATCGAAGATATTGTATGTTATGGACCACGGATCCGCATTGATATGTTTTCATGGGCCGTCGTCAATGATTCTTAAACCCAAAAAACGTATTTACAATGTGAGAGGAGCTCAACTTTATTTATAAACCACTCggtttgaaattttttagtCTTGGACAAAAATGACTCGGGACTGCAAATCTTTGATCTGAAACAAGACAAGGACATGCATGGTTTGAAGTAAATGAGAGGTACCCACCTAGCTAGAGCCCCAAGCACTTGCAAAGAGTTGGGCCAGTTAGACTATGAATGCACGAGACATCTTTGCAAAGATTGGTGCATTTCATCAGGCTGACATAATACATTACACCATTCAAATCTTTAAATTCCAACAGAAAAAACACGGAAGGATTCATTCATCAATATTATATAGTTTTAGACTGCCATTCTAAAGTACTACGACCAAAGACAAAAGGTTTCTTAATTCTTATTGCTTTATGCTTCCATTTTAACCAAAATATTGCTCCATTTTTGGTGTTGGAGGTGAAGCTTTTTAGATATCTAGCCACTGATTGTTTGCTATGTATCTTAACCTAGACCAACCAACTTTTCCATTCCAAGAATATGCCCGTCACAATCAACTGCAAAGCTAAATCAATGTTTTAAACTCAGGGATCTGAAACAACTACTCATTCCACTACCTCTCCAAGTTTGACTGTTGCTGGGATTCTCAATATCGTATCGAAGCATAATCTCGATTCAGATTCAATTAGATTACTTGTCCATTTATCGGATTTGTCATAACCCAACCCACAATAAGAAGAGTGTTAAGACTAAATACCATATCGTTTGGGTAAGTCCAAATGATGTGGTCTATAAGTAAAGATTCACACCTTCTCACACAATCAATATCTTTTCCTCGAACATATAATTAAGTGAGACGATCCGTGCGGACTTGATATATTCACGAAAATCGAATAACTCAAAGTGTGAAAAATATTGGTTTATAATGAATGGATGGATGTTCTGACAGAGTTCTGTTCCTTGtggtcaaaaaaattaaaagttgtaGCTATGATGGCGAGAGGCTAGGGTCGTTGAAATGAATGACTATAGTTCTCTACTTGTATTCATATTACTTTCTGCCACAGAATTCCCATAAAGTGATGGCTCATATTTCTACCTCCACTAACTAAGATAATTACCCACAACCCCAATACTGAGCATGCGTGTTGAAAACATATCACGCCCCACTGACCAAATCATCAACTTTGTCTCAAAAGAGTGCAAGTTCATCTCCTAAAGTTATCGCCATGCCATTAAGCAATCGCATTCCAATTTCTCAAAccccttcttctctcttcattttctacTGTAGAACATTTTTCAGAGACGTAAAGTACAGTAGGATTTGAAGAAACCCCACACTGAAGCCTAAAGCACAAGTGGAACACCACATTCCCATATGGCTAGGGGCCTAACTAGCACGCAGAAGGCTGACATTCCAAGGGAAAATTACTTGGAAAGCTACTGATAAGGAAATCAACAACTTGTAATCAGAATTTTAAAATAGGCATGATAATGATCAATATCATTCACAAAAAAAGGATGAAGATGAGCGTATCTCTTATTTACAAGCCTGTTCATGCAGAGCTTGAAACTTGACTTGTAATTTGTGTATTTAGCCCCCATTGCTCACAAGTTCCATAGAGCCAAAGTTGGGTTTGTTAGCGCTTCATCCATTTCTGAGATATAATATGAAACGTAATTAACATGCTTGTCAAGTTCAAACGATCCAAGAAAAATTCAGTGAACTTACCGAAAATCTTCAAGTTGTGCACAACATGAGTCTTCATCAGCAACTAGATACATTTACTCAGCAAAAACACActttttttgcaaaaaaacagaagaagaagaatcgtGAAAGCAACAGGTAAATAAAGTGGATTCATACCCAACCTACCTCATTttgtaaaatttaatttttgatgtTACTGCTGAAAGGAACGGACCAGATAGCAAATATGGCACAAGTAGGAGGGTCAAGTAGAGAACCCAATCCACGGTGCACAATGGTCAACCATGAAGTTGGGTGGGTTTGAGAGGCCCTAATAGCTCCAAGCTCATCTTTCACAGTTACAAATTGTCTACATCTTGGTCACAGTCCCCTTGCAATCAAACGCTAGTAACATGCTTTCTGACATGTCCCATTGCAACTTGCAAGTATCAGTAACTCAATGAGCCAACTCAATGACCACCAATGAAGAGATAGATTTGGTCAATTAGAATATAAGTAACAATAATAATGCGCTCTGCATATCTCTAAGCATTATAAAAGTTATCTGATCTAATTAGTTTTTCCCTCCACCTTTTGCTGTCTAACCAATCTGCTTAagctaaataaaaacaaaaaaaaaaccttgttaGTTACCCTAAAGCTTTAGAATTCAAAAAAGGCACGACTTACTTGGGGCGAATACGTCCAATATACACACCAACAAAAATCAACAGGACGGGGTCCACAATCCACAGCGTGCTAAGGCCCTATTGTAATATTTGAAATATGGTGGGGTCTTCATTCCACTTCTATATATACAAGACATTGTGCTCTAACACCCCTCACTCCACAATACCAACCTTTGTACCCCTCTCTTTTCACTAACAAAGCCGTGTAAGCAAATCATGGGAAACTGCCTAGTTGTTGAAGATCAGGTAATCCAGGTAATGAAGCCAGACGGAAAAATTCTCGAGTATAGAGCACCCATCAATGTAAACCAAGTGACCTCAGAATACTCCGGCCATGCAATATCTGATACACTTCAGGTCATCCATCAGCATCTTCTGCCTGAAACCAAACTGATTGGGGGTCACTTGTACTACCTAGTACCTCTTCCATCCTCACCCCCAGAAattagaaagaagaagaaagtgagaTTTTCTAATCCAGAAAAGGAAGATGGACAAGGATCCAGTGTAGTAAGGATAAAGATAATTATCAGCAAGCAAGAACTACAGGAGATGCTGCAAAAGGAAGGAGTTTCTGTTGATAATATGCTCTCCCATCTTCAAGTTCAAGAGAAAGTAAGTGAGGTTGATAGATCAAGTGAAGATGACAACAGCAACAGATGGAAGCCTGCCCTAGAAAGCATAGCTGAAGTAAACTAGTAGAGCGCATCCAGTATAGTTAGACTTCCTTTTTTCCCTGTTTGTATCACTTTTATATACAATAGTATAGAAAGAGAATAACAATACATTTAAAGCTTGTTTTCTCATAAGAAATGCACTCAACCTACTCTTGTCGTACGTACGTTTATCCATAACAGGACTGGAACTTTAGCATCTCAAAGAAGGTTTGCCGAGAAACCAGCATAATAAGGAAGAGCCAAAAACTATAAACCAACAAGAGAGAATGGAAACACTATCAACTTTACCAAGATATATCTATTATCACGCCTTAATTTTCAAGTTACATGTCAGCATATACAGAATACAAAAAGAAACTTATTTTCCAGGTTGCATCACATGTCAAATAGAGCCAGATAACTTGTTGTCACATATGATCTCATATTACATTGAGACAAAGCATATAAGCGTTGAAGGGAAAGGATGCATCAATACATGAAAGAGTTATATACAGAATACAAAAAGAAACTTATTTTCCAGGTTGCATCACATGTCAAATAGAGCCAGATAACTTATTGTCACATATGATCTCATATTACGTTGAGACAAAGCATATAAGCATTGAAGGGAAATGATGCATCAATACATGGAAGAGTTTTACCCCAATCTCTCTGCCAAGTCATTGACAAggaatttgaagaaaaagacaatTTCCAATTAGGATTGGCAAAAAATCGGTTCCAGATCGGACAACATCATGTGCTTAAGAAATATTTACACATCCGGACCCTAACTTGGATTGGATTatggacatacttaattgaccacACTTGGATTAGTTTAAATTCAtacaagtaaatcgaacaataactTAATCCGGGTTAAGGTCCAAACAACTAAACAGGAcaagatttttatgtttggacccGGATACATTTTTAAACCAGACAAAATTTTTACGTTTGGACCTATATTtgggacatataacttatgtccgaACTTGGTTTAATTCGGGTcaaacaaattcgatcatctagACCGGACAGAGTTTTGCCACCCTAATGCCAATGACGCGTTAATCCACTTGCCATAACTCAATTCTTCTCCTAAATCATatattaagaataaaatataaatattcacCTTTAGCATCTTTACATTTGGACCtatatttcggacatataacttatgtctgaACTTGGTTAATCCGGGTCAGACAAATTCGGTCATCTAGATCGTTTTGCCACCCTAATGCCAATGACGCGTTAATTCACTTTCAATAACCCAATGACGTGTTAATCCACTTGCCATAACTCAATTCTTC of Tripterygium wilfordii isolate XIE 37 chromosome 13, ASM1340144v1, whole genome shotgun sequence contains these proteins:
- the LOC120012187 gene encoding uncharacterized protein LOC120012187, yielding MGNCLVVEDQVIQVMKPDGKILEYRAPINVNQVTSEYSGHAISDTLQVIHQHLLPETKLIGGHLYYLVPLPSSPPEIRKKKKVRFSNPEKEDGQGSSVVRIKIIISKQELQEMLQKEGVSVDNMLSHLQVQEKVSEVDRSSEDDNSNRWKPALESIAEVN